From a region of the Tenggerimyces flavus genome:
- a CDS encoding aminoglycoside phosphotransferase family protein has product MTTALRIPDRLARTVVSEFGDVGRDWLARLPTLVADAACVWQLQVGAPFEPGGNVGWVAPVRRADGSDAVLKVECPGHRNPWAAKGLQHWAGRGAARLFDSDEASQALLLERCVPGTNGDDLDVATGNEVVASALAELHAVEPPAEDEFEPLAMVVEGLRETMWDWFDRFERPVDRGVVAQADELFTSLIASSTDTVLLHGDLGPGNAVLSERGWLAIDPFPVLGDRAFDVKQVLSLRDLSDAREHVAFFADRLDLDARRVAGWTFACCVQVALRHRSVGDAVRFRTFLDRTEQLSSQRLV; this is encoded by the coding sequence GTGACGACTGCGCTTCGCATTCCGGATCGGTTGGCGCGCACCGTCGTCTCGGAGTTCGGCGATGTCGGACGTGACTGGCTGGCGCGACTGCCGACTCTGGTCGCTGACGCGGCGTGTGTGTGGCAGCTGCAGGTGGGCGCCCCGTTCGAGCCGGGCGGCAACGTCGGGTGGGTTGCTCCCGTACGCCGAGCGGACGGCAGCGACGCGGTGTTGAAGGTGGAGTGTCCGGGTCATCGCAATCCGTGGGCGGCAAAGGGCTTGCAGCACTGGGCTGGTCGCGGAGCGGCGCGGCTCTTCGACTCCGACGAGGCGAGTCAGGCCTTGCTGCTCGAGCGGTGCGTTCCCGGCACGAACGGTGATGACCTCGACGTCGCGACCGGGAACGAAGTCGTTGCGTCAGCACTCGCCGAGTTGCACGCGGTCGAACCTCCCGCAGAGGACGAGTTCGAGCCACTCGCGATGGTGGTGGAGGGCCTCCGCGAGACGATGTGGGACTGGTTCGATCGGTTCGAGCGGCCGGTGGATCGAGGCGTCGTCGCGCAGGCGGACGAGCTGTTCACCTCCCTGATCGCATCCTCGACGGACACGGTGTTGCTCCACGGCGATCTTGGGCCGGGGAACGCGGTGCTCTCCGAGCGTGGATGGTTGGCGATCGATCCGTTCCCGGTGCTGGGTGATCGCGCGTTCGACGTGAAGCAAGTTCTGTCGTTGCGTGACCTCAGTGACGCGCGGGAGCATGTCGCGTTCTTTGCCGATCGTCTGGACCTCGATGCGCGACGCGTCGCGGGCTGGACGTTCGCGTGCTGTGTGCAGGTCGCGCTGCGACACAGGTCGGTCGGAGACGCGGTGCGATTCCGCACGTTCCTCGACCGTACGGAACAGCTCTCATCGCAACGCC
- a CDS encoding serine hydrolase domain-containing protein, with the protein MRDREDPSDIVARTGIAGLAMGESFDGRRRAAAAGVAGDARMITSAMPMQVASLTKPVVAAAAALLCRAEPGVDVRPVADFFPEFDGCWNIARNLTLRDLLSHTSGLLEESLTRPVLAAMGDGDHALDLAAREVVTKRQVHPPGTAWNYYNGNYYLAGAVLARLGGGTFESVIERMVLRPAGMISTGFTVPAGAVHGHSDGVDVPHPELSRARRPAAGLWSTVEDLIRFAEFLLADAELVASMRTPLSPATSVVQYGLGWVIYGETMLHHGATPGSGFRSGLQLIPAERRALAVLVNDERGGEVIDDLFGYEYGA; encoded by the coding sequence GTGCGTGATCGTGAGGATCCGTCCGACATCGTCGCTCGTACGGGGATCGCGGGGCTGGCGATGGGCGAGTCGTTCGATGGTCGCCGACGTGCCGCTGCTGCGGGGGTTGCGGGCGACGCACGGATGATCACCTCGGCGATGCCGATGCAGGTCGCCTCGTTGACGAAGCCCGTCGTCGCCGCGGCGGCAGCCCTCTTGTGTCGTGCGGAACCGGGAGTAGACGTACGGCCGGTCGCTGACTTCTTCCCCGAGTTCGATGGCTGCTGGAACATCGCGCGAAACCTGACCTTGCGGGACTTGCTCAGCCACACGTCAGGACTGTTGGAGGAGTCGCTGACGCGTCCAGTACTCGCGGCGATGGGCGATGGTGACCATGCGCTCGACCTCGCCGCCCGCGAGGTCGTGACCAAGCGGCAGGTGCATCCGCCCGGGACGGCGTGGAACTACTACAACGGGAACTACTACCTCGCCGGAGCGGTCCTGGCCCGGCTCGGTGGCGGCACCTTCGAGTCGGTGATCGAACGCATGGTCCTTCGGCCCGCCGGCATGATCTCGACTGGTTTCACGGTGCCGGCAGGTGCTGTCCACGGCCACAGCGATGGCGTGGACGTTCCGCATCCGGAGCTTTCGCGGGCTCGGCGTCCGGCCGCGGGTTTGTGGTCCACGGTCGAGGACCTGATCCGGTTCGCCGAGTTCCTCCTTGCCGACGCCGAGCTCGTCGCGTCCATGCGTACGCCGCTCTCGCCGGCCACCTCGGTGGTCCAGTACGGTCTCGGCTGGGTCATCTACGGCGAGACGATGCTCCACCACGGCGCGACGCCCGGGTCGGGGTTTCGCTCGGGCCTGCAGCTCATTCCTGCCGAGCGCCGGGCGCTCGCGGTGCTGGTCAACGACGAGCGAGGCGGCGAGGTCATCGACGACCTCTTCGGCTACGAGTACGGGGCGTGA
- a CDS encoding AAA family ATPase, which yields MVPTLIVISGPAGGYGKTTLAHEVARMIGCPAICRDEIKEGMVHANPGFEPGPGDPLTQKALPLFFEALSLLLRSGTTVVAEAAFQDDLWRPGLEPLTELADIRVIQCTADAETARARNARRYEGNVVRKAAHTGPRPGRQANDSFAAISLDGPRLLVDTTHGYDPGLDDIATFIHRGANSS from the coding sequence ATGGTGCCGACCCTCATCGTCATCAGCGGTCCAGCCGGCGGGTACGGCAAGACCACGCTCGCGCACGAAGTCGCTCGGATGATCGGCTGCCCGGCCATCTGCAGAGACGAGATCAAGGAAGGCATGGTCCACGCCAACCCCGGCTTCGAACCAGGTCCCGGCGATCCGCTGACCCAGAAGGCGTTACCCCTCTTCTTCGAAGCCCTCTCACTCCTCCTCCGCTCGGGCACGACCGTGGTCGCGGAGGCAGCCTTCCAAGATGACCTCTGGCGGCCCGGCCTGGAGCCCTTGACCGAGCTGGCTGACATCCGCGTCATCCAATGCACGGCGGACGCCGAGACCGCCCGCGCGAGAAACGCCCGCCGGTATGAAGGAAACGTCGTCCGCAAGGCGGCACACACCGGACCTCGACCAGGCAGGCAAGCCAACGACAGCTTCGCCGCCATCTCGCTCGACGGGCCGAGACTTCTCGTCGACACCACCCACGGGTACGACCCAGGTCTTGATGACATCGCGACCTTCATCCACCGTGGTGCGAACTCCAGTTAG
- a CDS encoding nucleotidyl transferase AbiEii/AbiGii toxin family protein produces the protein MTYQSAQALRTALEHRLLARSNETGSSLDRLRRRVMFERVIARIQAVEPGRWVLKGGMALEVRLHDDARLTKDIDLGLRDDVSSALDLHERLIEILTLELDQDYFIFTIDPPERLREDSGGFPTWRAKVSAQLADKPFGRVQLDVSPRAHELQVTDRLALPNSLAFAGVPAVEVEAVDLHRHAAEKFHGMLRDFGDRETSRVRDLVDLTILLEHGLLVPERTAAAVRAVWRERNNAEPPDDLPPLPESWPDRYQRLAASHALDIPPYTAAVAQVTQLWLHLFPRV, from the coding sequence ATGACCTACCAATCGGCGCAGGCACTACGCACCGCATTGGAGCACCGGCTGCTGGCACGATCCAACGAGACCGGAAGCAGCCTGGACCGGCTACGTCGACGGGTGATGTTCGAGCGCGTCATTGCCCGCATCCAAGCGGTGGAACCAGGACGGTGGGTACTCAAGGGTGGCATGGCGCTCGAGGTTCGCCTGCATGACGACGCCCGGCTGACCAAGGACATCGACCTGGGGCTTCGCGATGACGTCAGTAGCGCGCTCGACCTCCATGAGCGACTCATCGAGATCCTCACTCTTGAGCTCGACCAGGACTACTTCATCTTCACAATCGACCCGCCGGAACGGCTACGCGAGGACAGCGGCGGATTCCCCACCTGGCGCGCCAAAGTCAGCGCGCAGCTGGCAGACAAGCCCTTTGGTCGCGTCCAACTCGATGTGTCACCCAGGGCTCATGAACTGCAGGTCACCGACAGGCTTGCCCTACCCAACTCGTTGGCCTTCGCCGGCGTCCCTGCCGTTGAGGTCGAAGCGGTCGACCTTCACCGGCATGCGGCAGAGAAGTTCCACGGCATGCTCCGCGACTTCGGGGATCGGGAGACCTCCCGAGTCCGCGACCTCGTCGACCTCACCATCCTGCTCGAACACGGTCTGCTCGTACCCGAGCGAACGGCCGCCGCGGTTCGAGCCGTATGGCGCGAACGCAACAACGCCGAACCACCGGACGACCTCCCGCCGCTGCCCGAGTCGTGGCCGGACCGCTACCAGCGACTTGCCGCCAGCCACGCTCTCGACATCCCGCCCTACACCGCGGCGGTCGCTCAGGTAACCCAGCTCTGGCTCCACCTGTTTCCTCGCGTCTGA
- a CDS encoding type IV toxin-antitoxin system AbiEi family antitoxin: MSHESAMSVHGIGEFESRHVQLTVPPGFTMRNDAVALHFAELPADDVSERSGYRVTTPVRTLIDIAVNAPDEDQLARAIDDARSAGLVTHRRLRSRAEILDPRAALYIERAIRQAETP; this comes from the coding sequence GTGTCGCACGAGTCGGCCATGAGCGTGCATGGCATTGGCGAGTTCGAATCACGGCATGTCCAGCTGACGGTTCCGCCAGGATTCACCATGCGCAACGACGCCGTAGCGCTTCACTTCGCCGAGCTTCCCGCCGATGACGTCTCCGAACGTTCGGGATACCGGGTGACCACTCCAGTGCGAACGCTCATCGACATCGCCGTGAACGCACCCGATGAGGACCAGCTCGCCCGTGCCATCGACGACGCGCGGAGCGCCGGCCTGGTCACCCATCGACGCCTCCGATCCCGCGCCGAGATCCTTGACCCGCGAGCTGCGCTGTACATCGAACGCGCGATCCGACAAGCGGAGACACCATGA
- a CDS encoding ABC transporter substrate-binding protein — protein sequence MPKFVQPRLLVAAIVAAGLALAGCGRGAETTAAQQDEPKTREVKSDFGNVTIPTNPQHALGMYTTDIDILITLGIPLADSQPIRGDGYTDFPKFFPQEQLDGIKTFHNYPEFNYEAILAAKPDFILNGLGYEKEVVKRLPEIAPTYSIDAFDGSDWREKFEQIATALGRRDAYQKWMDNYQKKVDAVRARLEATKIDPVVAPVTYGMNGKIVANCYGVPCLVFNDLGLRISPLTKGPKGEGTEFSLEELEKLNGIDVAFRSAFPTKTGELQSEAEALKDVASNKIWKNLRFVKNGAYVPFDMEMLYGSPSGHEAFLDVVEKALLD from the coding sequence ATGCCGAAGTTCGTTCAGCCACGTCTACTCGTCGCTGCCATCGTCGCGGCCGGGCTCGCGCTCGCTGGCTGTGGCCGAGGAGCCGAGACGACCGCGGCGCAGCAAGATGAGCCCAAGACACGCGAGGTCAAGTCCGACTTCGGCAACGTCACCATCCCGACGAATCCGCAACACGCGTTGGGGATGTACACCACCGACATCGACATCCTGATCACGCTCGGCATCCCCCTCGCCGACTCGCAGCCGATCCGCGGCGACGGCTACACCGACTTCCCCAAGTTCTTCCCCCAAGAACAGCTCGACGGCATCAAGACCTTCCACAACTACCCCGAGTTCAACTACGAGGCCATCCTCGCCGCCAAGCCGGACTTCATTCTGAATGGGCTCGGCTACGAGAAGGAAGTCGTCAAACGACTCCCCGAGATCGCGCCCACCTACTCCATCGACGCCTTCGACGGCTCCGACTGGCGGGAGAAGTTCGAGCAGATCGCCACCGCCCTGGGCCGCCGAGACGCTTACCAAAAGTGGATGGACAACTACCAGAAGAAGGTCGACGCCGTACGCGCGAGGCTCGAGGCCACCAAGATCGATCCCGTCGTCGCGCCCGTCACGTACGGCATGAACGGCAAGATCGTCGCCAACTGCTACGGCGTTCCTTGTCTGGTGTTCAACGACCTCGGCCTGCGGATCTCCCCGCTCACCAAGGGTCCCAAGGGCGAGGGCACCGAGTTCAGCCTCGAAGAGCTGGAGAAGTTGAACGGCATCGACGTCGCGTTCCGGTCGGCGTTCCCGACGAAGACCGGCGAGCTGCAGAGCGAAGCCGAAGCCCTGAAAGACGTTGCCAGCAACAAGATCTGGAAGAACCTGCGGTTCGTCAAGAACGGCGCGTACGTGCCGTTCGACATGGAGATGCTCTACGGCTCGCCCAGCGGCCACGAAGCGTTCCTCGACGTCGTCGAGAAAGCCCTGCTCGACTAG
- a CDS encoding siderophore-interacting protein, with product MAITSDLPMRFYTAEVAATQQLTPGMVRIVFGGEDLADFLSTGVGDEYLRIFFPADGQQAPNLPVISDKGRWTYPDGVERSPMRTYTVREHRPATGEVVIDFVVHDGGVAATWAQRAKKGDVVAVNTPTGLYDPPADLAWQLLLTDSTGLPAVGRILDQCPNHVRTRVIVEVPSAEHQQPLATHGDIELVWVYGGNGHGRSQLDEILRSIELPEGPGYIWVAGETGVLRSVRKYLRHERGLPATAYKTIGYWTDKAEAWTEKFDGLDEKTRAWLWAVWDTDAPEEEQEDEYVARLESLGL from the coding sequence ATGGCCATCACCAGCGACCTGCCCATGCGGTTCTACACCGCGGAGGTGGCCGCGACGCAGCAGCTCACCCCCGGCATGGTGAGGATCGTGTTCGGCGGCGAGGACCTCGCGGACTTCCTGTCCACCGGCGTCGGCGACGAGTACCTGCGCATCTTCTTCCCCGCCGACGGGCAGCAGGCGCCCAACCTGCCGGTGATCAGCGACAAGGGCCGCTGGACGTACCCCGACGGCGTCGAGCGGTCGCCGATGCGTACGTACACCGTCCGCGAGCACCGCCCGGCCACAGGCGAGGTCGTCATCGACTTCGTCGTCCACGACGGCGGCGTCGCGGCGACCTGGGCGCAGCGGGCCAAGAAGGGCGACGTCGTCGCGGTCAACACACCGACCGGCCTGTACGACCCGCCGGCCGATCTCGCCTGGCAGCTGCTGCTCACGGACTCGACCGGGCTGCCCGCCGTCGGCCGGATCCTCGACCAGTGCCCGAACCACGTTCGCACCCGCGTGATCGTCGAGGTGCCGTCGGCGGAGCACCAGCAGCCGCTCGCCACCCACGGCGACATCGAGCTGGTCTGGGTGTACGGCGGGAACGGACACGGCCGGAGCCAACTGGACGAGATCCTGCGCTCGATCGAGCTGCCCGAAGGCCCCGGCTACATCTGGGTCGCCGGCGAGACCGGCGTGCTGCGCAGCGTCCGCAAGTACCTTCGCCACGAGCGCGGCCTGCCCGCCACCGCGTACAAGACCATCGGGTACTGGACCGACAAAGCCGAGGCGTGGACCGAGAAGTTCGACGGCCTGGACGAGAAGACCCGCGCGTGGCTCTGGGCGGTCTGGGACACCGACGCCCCCGAGGAGGAGCAGGAGGACGAGTACGTCGCCCGCCTGGAGTCCCTCGGCCTCTAG
- a CDS encoding TetR/AcrR family transcriptional regulator encodes MGLRERKTARTRRQIVDVALDLFVEQGYDETTMEQIAERAEVGSTTLYRYFPSKDLLILDRFTQSMDLGARLRSRPSTESLSVALGAVIHASIEGFADEDGRVTALRRIVDNAPVPRARLWDLVAQAQSDLESAIAARLDRPPGDLQVVLTATLTFAVFQIAAEKWWAGDHRASRAAVVDEVLRALAASDLVLPSP; translated from the coding sequence GTGGGACTGCGTGAGCGCAAGACGGCCCGGACACGTCGGCAGATCGTCGACGTGGCGCTCGACCTGTTCGTGGAGCAGGGGTACGACGAGACGACCATGGAGCAGATCGCGGAGCGGGCCGAGGTCGGGAGCACGACGCTGTACCGGTACTTCCCGAGCAAGGATCTGCTGATCCTGGACCGGTTCACCCAGTCGATGGACCTGGGGGCGCGGCTGCGTTCGCGCCCCTCGACGGAGTCGTTGTCGGTGGCGTTGGGGGCGGTGATCCACGCGTCGATCGAGGGGTTCGCCGACGAGGACGGCCGCGTGACAGCCCTGCGCCGCATCGTCGACAACGCTCCCGTACCGCGGGCCCGCCTGTGGGACCTGGTGGCGCAGGCTCAGTCCGATCTGGAGAGCGCGATCGCGGCGCGGCTGGACCGCCCGCCGGGCGACCTGCAGGTGGTCCTGACCGCGACCCTCACGTTCGCGGTGTTCCAGATCGCGGCCGAGAAGTGGTGGGCCGGCGACCACCGCGCCTCGCGCGCCGCGGTCGTCGACGAGGTGTTGCGCGCCCTCGCCGCGTCCGACCTGGTGCTCCCGTCGCCGTGA
- a CDS encoding sugar phosphate isomerase/epimerase family protein, producing the protein MNTLAVSSYSVREHLGPIVFDFVDPQGKDVHFELPYPKLSRISEFPARARDTFGVDAIETVAFQFDGLDDPEIDAFEQALTSTNVKLLNIAIDVGDLLEADNDKRANDLRLIERWIERFVAMGSQFVRVNPGSPFSAHHGDQPPAHLVAALQELGTFANDRGARLLVENHGGPSSNPAWMRALLDAVGKDSLGLLLDLGNFDVLMGPMMAMFFGGETEQKDPGEVFAGIDLTTLYEGIEALADKAELVSLKTHHVGDDGSVGPVDLVRSLDILAKHGYQGALTVEYEGSGGDPWAKSARVLDVARAALEGREVEK; encoded by the coding sequence ATGAACACCCTGGCCGTGTCGTCGTACAGCGTCCGTGAGCACCTCGGCCCGATCGTCTTCGACTTCGTCGATCCCCAGGGCAAGGACGTGCACTTCGAGCTCCCCTACCCGAAGCTGTCGCGCATCTCGGAGTTCCCCGCCCGCGCCAGGGACACGTTCGGCGTCGACGCGATCGAGACCGTCGCGTTCCAGTTCGACGGCCTCGACGACCCCGAGATCGACGCGTTCGAGCAGGCCCTCACCAGCACCAACGTCAAGCTGCTCAACATCGCCATCGACGTCGGCGACCTGCTCGAGGCGGACAACGACAAGCGCGCGAACGACCTCAGATTGATCGAGCGCTGGATCGAGCGGTTCGTCGCGATGGGCTCGCAGTTCGTACGGGTCAACCCCGGCTCCCCGTTCAGCGCACACCACGGCGACCAGCCGCCCGCACACCTCGTCGCAGCGCTCCAGGAGCTCGGCACGTTCGCGAACGACCGCGGCGCCAGGCTGCTCGTCGAGAACCACGGCGGCCCGAGCAGCAATCCGGCCTGGATGCGCGCCCTGCTCGACGCCGTCGGGAAGGACAGCCTCGGCCTGCTGCTCGACCTCGGCAACTTCGACGTGCTGATGGGCCCGATGATGGCGATGTTCTTCGGCGGCGAGACCGAGCAGAAGGATCCCGGAGAGGTGTTCGCCGGCATCGACCTCACCACGCTGTACGAAGGCATCGAGGCCCTCGCCGACAAGGCCGAGCTCGTCAGCCTCAAGACCCACCACGTCGGCGACGACGGCTCAGTCGGTCCCGTCGACCTCGTACGCTCGCTCGACATCCTCGCCAAGCACGGCTACCAAGGCGCGCTGACGGTCGAGTACGAGGGCAGCGGCGGCGACCCGTGGGCCAAGAGCGCACGCGTCCTCGACGTCGCGCGGGCCGCCCTCGAGGGGAGGGAAGTAGAGAAGTGA
- a CDS encoding GMC oxidoreductase has translation MIDVLIIGSGPAGSTYARTIGDALPTASILMVEVGPRVPGERGYHTMNMTDAARTEAQLLTQGPDAGIERAAALADIAPGIDPSLEFRQTILPGLFFVDPRPKLQAGEVGLPAASMVSGVGGMGIHWATSTPRPHQSERIPFISADDLDAALTHAEQLLKVTKLQDATGLLGAMRKAMADEFDGPGLTPVGYLPTATHWEGDRVLFSGTGVILGELERTVPGFELRSETLARRVLVENGAAVGAELQDRRTGETYEVRATRVVVCADGLRTPQVLFASGIRPKALGHYLNEHFQMASFVQLSDEFDPAAYPADEQSLGSVLIPFSDARPMQGGVTPLANSAYKLPFGDDVTRSRLGILAWYAAKDLQYSDAVEFSDTETDFYGMPKMAIRYGRTERDLATIEELRQNSLRSAARIGTLHEEPALAAGGSSLHYQGAVRMGETDDGASVCDPYLRVWGVDHLYVGGNGVIPTATAANPTLTTVALAWRAATELARGLERIGS, from the coding sequence GTGATCGACGTCCTCATCATCGGCTCCGGCCCCGCCGGCTCGACGTACGCCAGGACCATCGGCGACGCACTTCCGACCGCAAGCATCCTCATGGTCGAGGTCGGCCCGCGCGTTCCCGGCGAGCGCGGCTACCACACCATGAACATGACCGACGCCGCTCGCACCGAAGCGCAGCTCCTCACCCAAGGCCCCGACGCGGGCATCGAACGAGCGGCAGCGCTCGCCGACATCGCGCCCGGCATCGACCCCAGCCTGGAGTTCCGCCAGACGATCCTGCCCGGTCTGTTCTTCGTCGACCCACGGCCAAAACTCCAAGCAGGCGAGGTCGGGCTGCCCGCCGCGAGCATGGTCAGCGGCGTGGGCGGCATGGGCATCCACTGGGCGACCTCGACGCCGAGGCCGCACCAGTCCGAACGCATCCCGTTCATCTCCGCCGACGACCTCGACGCCGCGCTCACCCACGCCGAGCAGCTGCTCAAGGTCACCAAGCTCCAGGACGCCACCGGCCTGCTCGGCGCGATGCGCAAGGCGATGGCGGACGAGTTCGACGGCCCCGGACTCACGCCGGTCGGCTACCTGCCGACCGCCACGCACTGGGAGGGCGATCGGGTCCTCTTCTCCGGCACGGGCGTGATCCTCGGCGAGCTGGAGCGCACCGTTCCCGGCTTCGAGCTGCGGAGCGAGACGCTCGCCAGGCGCGTCCTCGTCGAGAACGGCGCGGCGGTCGGCGCCGAGCTGCAGGACCGCCGCACCGGCGAGACGTACGAGGTCCGCGCCACTCGCGTCGTCGTGTGTGCTGATGGCCTGCGCACTCCGCAGGTGCTGTTCGCGTCCGGCATCAGGCCGAAGGCGCTCGGCCACTACCTGAACGAGCACTTCCAGATGGCCTCGTTCGTCCAGCTCAGCGACGAGTTCGACCCAGCCGCCTACCCCGCGGACGAGCAGAGCCTCGGCTCCGTTCTCATCCCGTTCTCCGACGCCCGCCCGATGCAGGGCGGCGTCACGCCGCTGGCCAACTCCGCGTACAAGCTGCCGTTCGGCGACGACGTCACGAGGTCGCGGCTCGGCATCCTGGCCTGGTACGCCGCGAAGGACCTCCAGTACAGCGACGCGGTCGAGTTCAGCGACACCGAGACCGACTTCTACGGGATGCCGAAGATGGCGATCAGGTACGGACGTACGGAGCGGGACCTCGCGACGATCGAGGAACTGCGCCAGAACTCGCTCCGCAGCGCCGCCCGCATCGGGACGCTCCACGAGGAGCCCGCGCTCGCGGCCGGCGGCTCGTCGCTGCACTACCAGGGCGCCGTACGCATGGGCGAGACCGACGACGGCGCCTCGGTGTGCGACCCGTACCTGCGCGTCTGGGGCGTCGACCACCTGTACGTCGGCGGCAACGGCGTCATCCCCACCGCCACCGCGGCGAACCCCACCCTGACCACGGTCGCGCTCGCCTGGCGGGCCGCCACCGAGCTCGCCCGCGGGCTGGAGAGAATCGGTTCATGA
- a CDS encoding TolB family protein — protein MTTTRRHRELRENQTCQLHLFDVATRSATVVAEFDHLLYEAPNWSADGQTLYLNGEGDLWAFALESPNKPRRVEYAGLPGINNDHVLDPRGDAIFMSASDGQIYHGALEGGSVRRVTSEDGVWHFLHGVSPDGATLGFVRMVDFNHPGRLALVPSAGGAVTVVETGPGHVDGPEWSPDGAWIYFNTENWASQPGHAQLARVPNENPVADKVERLISATTVDWFPHLAPNGSLAVYLQYAEGTVSHPADREVELVLVETADWSTPLARVPAFGGQGTINVNSWSPDSTRFAYVSYPIGQ, from the coding sequence ATGACCACGACGCGGCGGCATCGAGAGCTTCGAGAGAACCAGACCTGCCAACTGCACCTGTTCGACGTGGCGACCCGTTCTGCCACGGTGGTCGCCGAGTTCGACCACCTGCTGTACGAGGCTCCGAACTGGAGCGCGGACGGCCAGACGCTCTACCTGAACGGCGAAGGCGACCTGTGGGCGTTCGCACTGGAGTCTCCGAACAAGCCTCGTCGGGTCGAGTACGCGGGGCTGCCGGGGATCAACAACGACCACGTCCTCGATCCCCGCGGTGACGCGATCTTCATGTCCGCGTCGGACGGCCAGATCTACCACGGAGCGCTCGAGGGCGGCAGCGTTCGCCGCGTCACGAGCGAGGACGGCGTCTGGCACTTCCTGCACGGAGTCTCGCCCGACGGAGCGACGCTCGGCTTCGTACGGATGGTCGACTTCAACCATCCCGGGAGACTCGCCCTGGTGCCGTCCGCCGGCGGTGCGGTCACGGTGGTCGAGACGGGCCCGGGGCACGTCGACGGTCCCGAGTGGTCGCCTGACGGGGCGTGGATCTACTTCAACACCGAGAACTGGGCATCTCAGCCCGGCCACGCCCAGCTGGCGCGGGTGCCGAACGAGAACCCCGTTGCGGACAAGGTCGAACGGCTGATCTCGGCGACCACCGTCGACTGGTTCCCCCACCTCGCGCCGAACGGGAGCCTGGCGGTGTACCTCCAGTACGCGGAGGGAACGGTGAGCCATCCCGCCGACCGCGAGGTGGAGCTGGTGCTCGTCGAGACCGCAGACTGGTCCACTCCCCTGGCCCGCGTCCCGGCGTTCGGCGGACAGGGCACGATCAACGTCAACAGCTGGAGTCCCGACTCGACCCGGTTCGCCTACGTCTCCTATCCGATCGGACAGTGA